The proteins below are encoded in one region of Deinococcus metalli:
- the lpdA gene encoding dihydrolipoyl dehydrogenase, protein MTKSYDYDVLVIGAGPGGYHAAIRAAQLGLKVACAEREAVGGVCLNVGCIPTKALLHAGEQIAAARHAADFGLTFGNQNLDIAKLNGWKDGIVKKLTGGVSSLFKANKVTQLIGQASFVDDHTVKVGDKTVTAANIMIATGSEPAKLPGLEVDQVGIVDSTGALVMPDPVPARMLCVGGGVIGFEFAHVYTNMGSKVKVIEFLPNIIPGADADAVKEFQKAMTKQGIEIAVQTKANRAEKKADGIHVELENVKTGEKTTEVFDRVLVAVGRRPRTDGLNAQAAGVTVTERGFIPADTRQRTNIPHIYSIGDVAGNPMLAHKAMKEGLVAAEVIAGKPAEQDAVAIPGVVYTSPELAWVGLTEQEAKDKGYAVKTGVFPLSASGRAMTLQQTDGFVKMVVEKDTDLLLGVHIVGPHASDLLGEAGLALEMAATASDIALTIHAHPTLGESVLEAAEAVHKQAIHIMNR, encoded by the coding sequence ATGACGAAATCCTATGACTACGACGTGCTCGTGATCGGTGCGGGCCCCGGCGGCTACCACGCCGCGATCCGCGCCGCGCAGCTGGGCCTGAAGGTCGCCTGCGCCGAGCGCGAGGCCGTGGGCGGCGTGTGCCTGAACGTGGGCTGCATTCCCACCAAGGCGCTGCTGCACGCCGGTGAGCAGATCGCGGCCGCACGGCACGCCGCCGACTTCGGCCTGACCTTCGGCAACCAGAACCTCGACATCGCCAAGCTGAACGGCTGGAAGGACGGCATCGTCAAGAAGCTCACGGGCGGCGTGAGCAGCCTGTTCAAGGCGAACAAGGTCACGCAGCTGATCGGGCAGGCCAGCTTCGTGGACGACCACACCGTGAAGGTGGGCGACAAGACGGTCACGGCCGCGAACATCATGATCGCCACCGGCTCCGAACCCGCCAAACTGCCGGGCCTGGAAGTGGATCAGGTGGGCATCGTGGACTCCACGGGCGCGCTGGTCATGCCGGACCCGGTGCCCGCGCGGATGCTGTGCGTGGGCGGCGGCGTGATCGGCTTCGAGTTCGCGCACGTGTACACGAACATGGGCAGCAAGGTGAAGGTGATCGAGTTCCTGCCGAACATCATCCCCGGCGCCGACGCCGACGCCGTGAAGGAATTCCAGAAGGCCATGACCAAGCAGGGCATCGAGATCGCCGTGCAGACCAAGGCGAACCGGGCCGAGAAGAAAGCGGACGGCATTCACGTCGAGCTGGAGAACGTCAAGACCGGCGAGAAGACCACGGAAGTCTTCGACCGCGTGCTGGTCGCGGTGGGTCGGCGTCCCCGCACGGACGGCCTGAACGCCCAGGCCGCCGGCGTGACCGTGACCGAGCGCGGGTTTATTCCCGCCGACACCAGGCAGCGCACGAACATCCCGCACATCTACTCGATCGGTGATGTGGCCGGCAATCCCATGCTGGCGCACAAGGCCATGAAAGAGGGCCTGGTCGCCGCCGAGGTCATCGCCGGCAAACCCGCCGAGCAGGACGCCGTCGCCATTCCCGGCGTCGTGTACACCAGCCCGGAACTCGCGTGGGTCGGCCTCACCGAACAGGAAGCCAAGGACAAAGGCTATGCGGTCAAGACCGGCGTGTTTCCCCTGTCGGCCTCGGGGCGCGCCATGACCCTGCAACAGACCGACGGCTTCGTGAAGATGGTTGTGGAGAAGGACACCGACCTGCTGCTGGGCGTGCACATCGTCGGGCCGCACGCCAGCGACCTGCTGGGTGAAGCCGGCCTGGCCCTGGAGATGGCCGCGACCGCCAGCGACATCGCCCTGACCATCCACGCCCACCCGACCCTGGGCGAGAGCGTGCTGGAGGCCGCCGAGGCCGTGCACAAGCAGGCGATCCATATCATGAACAGGTAA